One genomic window of Bradyrhizobium sp. CCGE-LA001 includes the following:
- a CDS encoding carbonic anhydrase, translating into MMTFPKHLLEGYKAFATQRLPTEQTRYRELSVKGQSPQVMVIGCCDSRVSPEVIFDVGPGELFVVRNIANLVPVYQPDGNAHGVSAALEYAVTVLKVKHIVILGHAQCGGIRAFVDKIEPLTPGDFIGRWMQMFIKPGEVVEQREHESMAQFVERIEKAAVFRSLENLMTFPFVRKAVESGQMQTHGAYFGVAEGSLFVLDKATKEFKKANGE; encoded by the coding sequence ATGATGACATTCCCGAAGCATTTGCTGGAAGGCTACAAGGCCTTCGCAACCCAGCGGCTGCCGACCGAGCAGACCCGCTATCGCGAGCTGTCGGTGAAGGGGCAGTCGCCGCAAGTGATGGTGATCGGCTGCTGCGACAGCCGCGTCTCGCCCGAGGTGATCTTCGACGTCGGCCCCGGCGAATTGTTCGTCGTCCGCAATATCGCCAACCTCGTGCCAGTGTATCAGCCCGATGGAAACGCGCACGGCGTCTCGGCGGCGCTGGAATATGCGGTGACGGTGCTGAAGGTGAAGCACATCGTCATCCTCGGCCACGCCCAATGCGGCGGCATCCGCGCCTTCGTCGACAAGATCGAGCCGCTGACGCCCGGCGACTTCATCGGCCGCTGGATGCAGATGTTCATCAAGCCGGGCGAGGTGGTGGAGCAGCGCGAGCACGAGAGCATGGCGCAGTTCGTCGAGCGCATCGAGAAGGCCGCAGTGTTCCGCAGCCTGGAAAACCTGATGACGTTCCCGTTCGTGCGCAAGGCGGTCGAGAGCGGCCAGATGCAGACCCACGGCGCCTATTTCGGCGTCGCGGAAGGATCGCTGTTCGTGCTGGACAAGGCGACGAAGGAATTCAAGAAAGCGAATGGCGAATAG
- a CDS encoding aspartate-semialdehyde dehydrogenase codes for MGYKVAVVGATGNVGREMLNILDERKFPADEVVALASRRSVGVEVSYGDRTLKCKALEHYDFSDVDICLMSAGGEVSKEWSPKIGAAGAVVIDNSSAWRMDPDVPLVVPEVNAGATEGFKKKNIIANPNCSTAQLVVALKPLHDKATIKRVVVSTYQSVSGAGKDAMDELFSQTKAVYTNDELVAKKFPKRIAFNVIPHIDVFMEDGFTKEEWKMMAETKKILDPKIKLTATCVRVPVFVGHSEAVNIEFENPISADEAREILRKAPGCLVIDKQEPGGYATPYEAAGEDATYISRIREDATVENGLVLWCVSDNLRKGAALNAIQIAEVLINRKLISAKKKAA; via the coding sequence ATGGGTTACAAAGTCGCAGTCGTCGGCGCGACCGGCAATGTCGGACGGGAAATGCTCAACATTCTGGATGAGCGCAAATTCCCCGCTGACGAGGTCGTGGCCCTGGCCTCGCGCCGCAGCGTCGGCGTCGAGGTCTCCTATGGCGACCGCACCCTGAAGTGCAAAGCGCTCGAGCACTACGACTTCTCCGATGTCGACATCTGCCTGATGTCGGCGGGCGGCGAGGTGTCGAAGGAATGGTCGCCGAAGATCGGCGCCGCCGGCGCCGTCGTGATCGACAACTCCTCGGCCTGGCGCATGGACCCGGACGTGCCGCTGGTCGTGCCCGAGGTGAACGCGGGCGCGACCGAAGGCTTCAAGAAGAAGAACATCATCGCCAACCCGAACTGCTCGACCGCGCAGCTCGTCGTCGCGCTCAAGCCCTTGCACGACAAGGCGACGATCAAGCGCGTCGTGGTCTCGACCTATCAATCGGTGTCGGGCGCCGGCAAGGACGCGATGGACGAATTGTTCTCGCAGACCAAGGCCGTCTACACCAATGACGAGCTGGTCGCGAAGAAATTCCCCAAGCGCATCGCCTTCAACGTCATCCCCCACATCGACGTCTTCATGGAAGACGGCTTCACCAAGGAAGAGTGGAAGATGATGGCGGAGACCAAGAAGATCCTCGATCCCAAGATCAAGCTCACCGCCACCTGCGTGCGCGTGCCGGTCTTCGTCGGCCACTCCGAAGCCGTCAACATCGAGTTCGAGAACCCGATCAGCGCGGACGAAGCCCGCGAGATCCTGCGCAAGGCGCCCGGCTGCCTCGTCATCGACAAGCAGGAGCCCGGCGGCTACGCCACGCCGTATGAAGCCGCCGGCGAGGACGCGACCTATATCAGCCGCATCCGCGAGGATGCGACGGTGGAGAACGGCCTCGTGCTGTGGTGCGTGTCGGACAACCTCCGCAAGGGCGCAGCCCTCAACGCCATCCAGATCGCGGAAGTCCTGATCAACCGCAAGCTGATCAGCGCGAAGAAGAAGGCGGCGTGA
- a CDS encoding HAD hydrolase-like protein, with protein MDPARSVLLDLDGTLADSKPGIVPGGELDHKPELLAHILSKHGISPSHSLMVDDHRHDIAGAHAVGMRGLGALWGYGSREELETAGADQLVEMSANLAHAVLSMLGI; from the coding sequence GTGGACCCGGCGCGTTCCGTCCTGCTCGATCTCGACGGAACGCTGGCCGATTCCAAGCCCGGCATTGTGCCGGGCGGCGAATTGGACCACAAGCCGGAGCTGCTCGCTCATATCCTGTCCAAGCATGGTATCTCACCATCGCACAGCCTCATGGTCGACGATCATCGCCACGACATCGCTGGTGCTCACGCGGTCGGGATGCGTGGCCTCGGCGCGCTCTGGGGATACGGCAGCCGGGAGGAGCTGGAAACGGCAGGCGCAGATCAATTGGTGGAGATGTCCGCCAATCTGGCGCATGCGGTTCTCTCCATGTTGGGTATTTAG
- a CDS encoding HpcH/HpaI aldolase/citrate lyase family protein codes for MTRPRRSHLFMPGSNPRALEKARNLAADGLILDLEDSVAPDAKAVARDGIAAAIAAKGFGKREILIRTNGLDTPWWADDVAMAAKASPDGILVPKVSSVEDLDAIGRKLSELGAAPTVKVWAMIETARAVLHAEELAAAGRDPSRRLSGFVFGPNDISRETRIRMLPGRAAMIPMITHCILATRAYGLEILDGPYSDIANSDGFATECAQGRDLGFDGKTLIHPSQIDACNAIFTPPEEEVARARKIIAAFELPENVSRGAIRLDGAMVERLHADMARRTIAIADAIAAMGKG; via the coding sequence ATGACCCGCCCGCGCCGCAGCCATCTGTTCATGCCCGGCTCCAACCCCCGCGCGCTGGAAAAGGCGCGCAATCTCGCCGCCGACGGCCTGATCCTCGATCTCGAGGATTCCGTTGCGCCCGATGCCAAGGCGGTGGCGCGCGACGGCATCGCCGCGGCGATCGCGGCCAAGGGCTTTGGCAAACGCGAGATTTTGATCAGGACCAACGGCCTCGACACGCCCTGGTGGGCCGACGACGTCGCCATGGCCGCCAAGGCTTCGCCCGACGGCATCCTGGTTCCAAAAGTTTCCAGTGTCGAAGATCTCGACGCGATCGGCCGAAAGCTCTCCGAGCTTGGCGCCGCGCCCACCGTGAAAGTCTGGGCGATGATCGAGACCGCGCGCGCCGTGCTGCATGCGGAGGAACTCGCGGCAGCCGGCCGCGATCCGTCGCGGCGCCTCTCCGGCTTCGTGTTCGGCCCGAACGACATCTCGCGCGAGACGCGCATCCGGATGCTGCCGGGCCGCGCGGCGATGATCCCGATGATCACCCATTGCATCCTGGCGACGCGCGCCTATGGCCTGGAAATCCTCGACGGCCCCTACAGCGACATCGCCAATTCCGACGGCTTTGCCACCGAATGCGCGCAGGGCCGCGACCTCGGCTTCGACGGCAAGACGCTGATCCACCCCTCGCAGATCGACGCCTGCAACGCGATCTTCACCCCGCCGGAGGAAGAAGTCGCGCGCGCGCGAAAGATCATCGCGGCGTTCGAGCTCCCGGAAAACGTCTCGCGCGGCGCGATCCGTCTCGACGGTGCGATGGTGGAGCGGCTCCATGCCGACATGGCGCGCCGTACGATCGCAATCGCGGATGCGATCGCAGCGATGGGGAAGGGCTGA